The following proteins are co-located in the Imtechella halotolerans genome:
- a CDS encoding M14 family metallopeptidase, which yields MKNKHLGILLFCYLAVTSMFAQTIQSPSEFLGYELGTRFSRHHQVMDYYQYIASMLPKQVKLVHYGKTYEQRPLIAVYISSESNMDQLDEIQRAHRLNREGKTNSSDKAIVWLSYNVHGNESVSTEASMQTLYELLTEKQNWLENTVVIIDPCMNPDGRDRYVNWYNQKANSPFNVDPNSLEHQEPWPGGRANHYLFDLNRDWAWVTQIESKQRLNLFNQWLPHIHVDFHEQGVDAPYYFAPAAEPLHEVITPFQREFQTTIGKNHARYFDANGWFYFTKEIFDLLYPSYGDTYPTYNGAIGMTYEQGGSGRAGLGIITRYGDTLTLKDRISHHHTTGLSTVEVASLNTQNLIKEYKNFYTQRKFEHKSYVLRGNPDKLAALQKLLDAHQIQYGFATGTSVKGMDYNSLSVRNMQTTDQDLVINTNQVKGTIIKVLFEQKTKLSDSLTYDITAWSLPYAYGLEAIASQTEVPSLQRAPLSISTIKSEDSYAYLGDWNSLQDARFLAELLQNNIRVRYTEKPFQINQKTFTQGSLIVTRGDNRNFNNFDQTLIQIANSHNKELTAVTTGMVDVGKDFGSESVKMVPKITVALLAEGTTSSLSMGETWHFFEQQLNYPVTVLNEQTINKVDLSNYDVLVVPELYGNYFVGDSLKKLNNWIQEGGKLIVIGNAISYFTGNDYAIRKVESTDISEDDTAKKTPFQNSEREYIKNMITGAIFKAKVDNSNPLAFGYDDSYFTLKLGSEGYQLLKSGNAVYLEDNEPFAGFAGSEAKKQLKNTLIFGNQSYGNGQIIYMVDNPLFRGFWENGKLFFANALFFVGNK from the coding sequence ATGAAAAACAAACACCTAGGAATCCTGCTTTTTTGCTATTTAGCAGTAACTTCCATGTTTGCGCAAACCATCCAATCACCTTCTGAATTCTTGGGTTACGAATTAGGGACACGATTTTCAAGACACCACCAGGTAATGGATTATTACCAATATATTGCCTCTATGCTCCCTAAGCAGGTAAAGTTAGTACACTATGGTAAAACATACGAACAAAGACCTCTAATAGCAGTTTATATTTCTTCTGAATCCAATATGGACCAGTTGGATGAGATCCAAAGAGCTCATAGACTTAACAGAGAAGGAAAAACCAATTCAAGTGATAAAGCTATAGTATGGTTAAGCTACAATGTTCACGGTAATGAATCTGTGAGCACCGAAGCTTCCATGCAAACACTATATGAATTGCTTACAGAAAAACAAAATTGGCTAGAGAATACGGTGGTTATCATTGATCCTTGTATGAATCCAGATGGTCGTGATCGTTATGTGAACTGGTATAACCAGAAGGCAAACAGCCCCTTTAATGTTGATCCCAATAGTTTAGAACACCAGGAACCTTGGCCAGGAGGTCGAGCAAATCACTATCTTTTTGATTTAAACAGAGATTGGGCATGGGTAACTCAAATAGAAAGTAAACAACGTCTCAACCTATTTAATCAGTGGCTACCACATATTCATGTAGACTTCCATGAACAGGGAGTAGATGCTCCTTACTATTTTGCCCCAGCTGCTGAACCTTTGCATGAGGTCATTACGCCATTCCAGAGAGAATTTCAAACAACTATTGGAAAAAACCATGCTCGTTATTTTGATGCCAACGGATGGTTCTATTTCACCAAAGAAATATTTGATTTACTCTATCCAAGCTATGGTGACACTTATCCTACCTATAATGGAGCCATAGGAATGACCTACGAACAAGGAGGAAGCGGACGTGCAGGTTTAGGTATTATAACAAGGTATGGAGACACTCTTACCCTTAAAGATCGAATTTCTCATCATCATACCACTGGACTTTCTACTGTAGAAGTAGCCTCTTTAAATACTCAAAATCTAATCAAAGAATATAAAAACTTTTATACACAGAGAAAATTCGAGCATAAAAGCTATGTCTTAAGAGGAAATCCTGATAAACTTGCGGCTTTACAAAAACTACTGGATGCACATCAAATTCAATATGGATTTGCGACTGGAACATCGGTTAAAGGAATGGACTACAACAGCCTATCAGTAAGGAATATGCAAACTACTGACCAAGATTTAGTCATCAACACCAATCAAGTTAAAGGAACTATAATAAAGGTACTTTTTGAACAGAAGACCAAACTAAGTGACTCACTTACATACGATATAACTGCCTGGTCGCTACCCTATGCATATGGCTTAGAAGCAATTGCCTCTCAGACTGAAGTCCCCTCACTACAAAGGGCACCCCTTTCAATCTCTACTATAAAATCTGAAGATTCTTATGCCTATTTAGGAGATTGGAATAGTTTGCAAGACGCTCGTTTTTTAGCTGAATTACTCCAAAATAATATTCGAGTTCGTTATACTGAAAAGCCATTCCAAATAAACCAAAAGACCTTCACCCAGGGAAGTTTAATAGTTACGAGAGGAGACAATCGAAATTTTAATAATTTTGATCAAACACTTATTCAAATTGCCAATTCACACAACAAAGAATTAACTGCCGTTACTACTGGAATGGTTGATGTTGGAAAAGATTTTGGATCTGAATCAGTAAAAATGGTTCCAAAAATAACGGTTGCTCTTCTAGCGGAAGGAACCACTTCTTCTTTAAGCATGGGTGAGACTTGGCATTTCTTTGAACAACAACTAAATTATCCTGTTACCGTCTTAAATGAGCAAACCATAAATAAAGTTGATTTAAGCAACTACGATGTATTAGTAGTCCCAGAACTATATGGTAACTATTTTGTGGGAGACAGCCTGAAAAAACTGAATAATTGGATTCAAGAAGGAGGTAAACTCATTGTTATTGGAAATGCTATTTCATATTTTACAGGAAACGATTATGCCATTCGTAAAGTTGAATCAACAGATATATCAGAGGACGATACTGCTAAAAAAACTCCTTTTCAAAACAGCGAACGGGAGTATATTAAAAATATGATTACAGGCGCCATCTTTAAGGCAAAAGTAGACAATAGTAACCCTTTGGCCTTTGGTTATGACGATAGCTATTTTACTCTAAAATTAGGAAGTGAAGGGTATCAACTACTTAAAAGTGGAAATGCCGTGTATCTTGAAGACAATGAACCTTTTGCAGGTTTTGCAGGTAGTGAAGCAAAAAAACAACTAAAGAATACGCTCATTTTTGGAAACCAAAGCTATGGAAATGGGCAAATCATATATATGGTTGATAATCCACTTTTTAGGGGATTTTGGGAAAATGGCAAGTTGTTTTTTGCTAATGCATTATTCTTTGTAGGAAATAAATAA